The Candidatus Hamiltonella defensa 5AT (Acyrthosiphon pisum) DNA window ACAAACAAGATCTTCCCACGGATTAAACTAAATAAAAATACTTTAAAATAAGCCACTGAGAAACGAAAAAAAAGTCAGTTCCGATTAATCAAAAACGTAAAGACAGCTTTTGATATTTTTTATCCTGCCAAAAAACGTTGAATCTCAGAGTGAACTTTGTATTTTTCTTTTCTTAAGCTCTTCACAGATAGAGCAGACAACTGTGATCATAGCTAAAAATGATGGGATCTTTTCAATTTTGATGCACAAGAGCCCTCATTCACAAATCATCTCTTTTGTCTATTTGTCTGCTATCTTGTTTCCCATGTTTTCAATTTTCTACTGCAGAGAGCGGATGAAATGTTACAGTTTTTTTAACGCATCCAAAGCAGCTTCGTAATTAGGCTCAGTAGTCATTTCGCTCACCAGCTCACTATAAACAATTTCATCTTGCTGATTGAGCACTAATACAGCCCTTGCCGTTAATCCCTTTAACATCCCTTCGGATATGTCGACGCCATAAGCGTGCTTAAAACTGTTATCGCGAAAAGCAGACAGGGTAATGACATTGTTTAAATTTTCAGCACCACAAAATCGAGATTGAGCAAAAGGAAGATCAGCAGAAATACAGAGAACAACAGTATTGCGGAGTTCCGCCGCTGATTCATTAAATCGACGTACTGAAGCAGCACATACCCCCGTATCAATGCTTGGAAAAATATTCAGGATCTTATTCTTTCCTGCAAAATCACTGAGTGAATGTTCTGATAAATTTTTTCCAACCAGTTTGAAAGAAGGGGCCTTATTACCTGGTTCAAGAAATTTTCCTGAAACCCTGGTTTCTTTTCCCTGAAATAATACTGTTTGTGTCATTTTTAATCTCCTTAAAAACCTCTTCAAAACTGATCGGGAACCGTGACTTCTGTCTTCACAGTTTTTAACATGACACTCTAAGACTTTGAATAGACAGCCCTTGCTGGAGTTTTGAATAGAGAGGTAATGAAAATATACTTTTCTTTATCATGCTGTTTCAATTAAAAATTGATATTTGATAGCAGAAAAATACAAATCTGCGAAAAATTTCGCGCTTCATCATACAATTTTTTCAAAAGATAATCTATTTATCTCTTCAATTAATTCAAGCTGTTATCAATCTATGATCTTCTAAAGATGATAACAGATCTTCAATAAATTTAAGACGCTCGTTTTTATTCTTTAAGTCGAGAATAAATTTCAATTTGCTGGAGCCTTCTAAACGATAAATTGTTGAGTTTTTTTGTAATAAACCAATTAAATAAGCAGGATTGACTTGATGATCGTCTCTAAAAGTTAAAAATCCTCCTTTTTCATGACTTTCAATTCGCTTAATGCCTAATTTTTCTGATTTCTGTCGGAAATAAGCCGTTTTTAAGAGATACTGCACTTCATCTGGCAGTAAACCAAAACGATCAATCAATTCAATCTTGAGCTCATTTAATTCAACATGATTATTCGCATTTGCAATTCTTTTATAAAAAGACAAACGAATATTAACATCAGGAATAAAATTTTCAGGCAGGAGCGTTGGAAGGTGCATTTCAATTTCAGATTGAGGACGAATAAATGCTTCCAATGAAGGATCTTTGCCTTTTTTAAAAGCCTCTACTGCATTTTCTAGCATTTCCATATAAAGAGAAAACCCCACTGCATTTATTTGACCACTTTGGTTTTCTCCCAATAATTCTCCAGCACCACGAATTTCAAGATCGTGGGTGGCCAAAGCAAATCCAGAACCTAAATCTTCTAACGAGGTAATGACCTCCAAACGTTTTTTTGCATCATTTGTTATGGCCTTTGGGGGAGGCGTCAGTAAATAAGCATAAGCCTGATGATGGGAACGCCCAACTCGACCACGCAATTGATGAAGTTGTGCAAGACCAAAATGGTTTGCTTTTTCGATAATAATGGTATTCGCATTTGCAATATCGATACCGGTCTCAATAATCGTGGTACAAACCAACAGGTTGAAGCGCTGATGATGAAAATCGTTCATCACACGTTCTAGATCCCGTTCTCGCATTTGTCCGTGAGCCAAGGTAATTCGTGCTTCAGGCACCAATTTTTTTAAGGTTTCATAAGTTTTTTCAATGGTTTCAACCTCATTATAAAGATAGTAAACTTGACCGCCTCTTAAAATTTCACGCAATATCGCTTCCTTGATTAGAAACGAGTCATATTCTCTTACAAACGTTTTTACGGAAAGACGCCGAGCAGGAGGAGTAGCAATAATAGATAAATCTCGCATGCCACTCATTGCCATATTCAGTGTACGAGGAATCGGCGTTGCCGTTAGGGTCAAGATATCAACATCTGTTCGGATTGCTTTTATTCGCTCTTTATGGCGTACACCAAAACGATGCTCCTCATCTACGATCAACAAACCCAGATCTTTCCAGCACAAATCATTTTTCAACAATTTATGCGTTCCTATAAGGATATCTAACTTTCCTTCCGCCACTTGTTGCAAGATCTGTTTTTGTTCTTTGGCGGTTCGAAACCGTGAAAGCATTTCTATTTGAATCGGCCAATGAGCAAAACGATCGCGAAAATTATCAAAATGTTGCTGAGCAAGCAAAGTGGTTGGCACTAAAACGGCTACTTGTTTATGATTGATGACCGCTAAAAAAGCGGCTCTCATCGCCACTTCCGTTTTTCCAAAACCGACATCTCCACAAACAAGTCTATCCATCGCTAATGGCTGAGACATATCATTTAATACAGCATGAATAGCCTGTTCTTGATCTGGGGTGGTCTCAAAAGGAAAGCTTTCGCAAAACAACTGATATTGTTCAGAGTCTTTCTTAAATGAAAACCCGGGTTTTGCGGCTCGCTGAGAATAAATACCTAAAAGCTCTGCGGCCACATCCCGTACTTTTTCGAGTGTTTTTTTACATGCTTTTGTCCAGGCATCCCCTCCTAATTTATGTAAAGGCGCATTTTCGTCTGAAGAACCTGAATAACGCGTGATGACATTTAAAGAAGAAACCGGAACATAAAGTTTATCTTCATTCGCATAACCTAAAATTAAATATTCGGCTTGAATACCACCTGTTTCTAAGTTTATCAGGCCAAGATAACGACCCACTCCGTGTTCGAGGTGTACAACAGGCTGGCCAGAGCGAAGCTCCATCAAGTTACGTATTAAAACATCCGTATTAATGATCCGTCGATTGTCTTGGTGCCTACGATTAACTCGCTCACCCAACAAATCACTTTCACAAATAAAAGCCCGAAGCCGCTGAGTATCGATAAAACCGCGTTCCATGGCTCCTGGCATCAAATAATGCCCATGTTGAATGGCTTCATCTAATGAAGAAATCAAAACTGGATTGATTTCCATCGGCTTTAAGAGATCTCGGAGTGTTTCTTGACGGCCTTCAGTTTCCACTGAAAACACCACAATGCCCTTAAAGCGTTTTATAAAATCAGATAAATGCATCAAAGGATTTTTTTGCGATCGTTGCACAGCCAGCTCTGGCAATGGCTCATAAGGTAAATTGGTATTTGCGGATTTATTAGGTAGCGTCTCAGTTCTTAATTGAATACGAGGCCAGGCTTTTAGTCCGCTAAAAAGCTCTGGTACATTTAACCATAATTTATCAGGCGCCAATAACGGGCGCATGGGATCAATGCGTCGATGCTCATAACGTTGATGAATATCTTTCCAAAAACCTTCCGCTGCGGCCTGTATATCACCTATATTCATCAACAAAACATCAGCGGATAAATAATCAAATAAAGTATCCAGGGGCTCATTAAAAAAAAGCGGCTGCCAATATTCAATGCCTGCAGGCAAAATATTTTTGCTGACTTGTTGGTAGATATGTTCTGGATCACGACGTATCTCAAATTGCTCTCGCCACTGACTACGAAACGATTCAATGGCTGTTTTATCAATAGGAAACTCATGAGCAGGCAACAAATTAATTTGTTCAATTTCAGATAAAGTGCGCTGTGTATCGACGTCGAACACTCTCAAACTCTCTATTTCATTATCAAAAAAATCAATTCGATAGGGTTCTTCACTCCCCATAGGATATAAATCGAGCAATCCGCCACGAATAGCAAATTCACCATGTTCCATCACCTGATGTACAGAACGATAACCTGCCTTATCGAGTTGAACACGCAATAGATCAAGGGACAAACGTTGGTTTTTTTTTAAAAACACGGCGTGACGATGCAAAAAAGAATAAGGACAAATTCGCTGCATAAAAGTGTTTATGGGAATAATAATCGCGCCACGATCTCGACTTGGCAGCTGATATAAACAAGCTAACCGATCAGAAATAATCGATTGATGAGGGGAAAAATGATCGTAGGGCAAAGTTTCCCAATCAGGCAAAATGGAAATGGGATGAGAGATAAATGCTTGAAGTTCATATTCTAACTGCAGCCCAGTTTGCCTATCTGGGGTTATCAGGATGGCGAGCCCCAAATGACGCTCAATGATTTCAGCACACTCTAACACACATGCAGAACCTGTTAATTGACCTAATTGTCTTACATCAGAAGGCGCAGTGGGTAATTTATAACGGTCTTTTTGAGAGATCATTTTATTTAACATAATCGGTCAACATACAAATGTAATAAAAGAAAACCAGATCATAAATTATGCGATAAGGCTCGCAAATATAAATATGAGTGGTTCCATAAAATAGTTGGACCCTTTATTATCCTCGAACACTTTACTTTAGCAACAGGATCTCAATTTGCATGTATCAGCCTGTCACGCTCTTTATTGGCTTACGTTATATTTATGGAAGGCGTTCTGACCGGTTCGGTCGTTTAGTTTCATCGCTCTCTAGCATCGGGATTATGCTTGGAGTCATGTCAATGATTGTGGTTTTATCTGTGATGAATGGATTTGAACGAGACTTGCAAAATAATGTTTTAGGGCTTATGCCTCATGCATTAATTACAACTCCTGAAAATGTGATTGATCCTCAAAAAATACCTGCCTCCAAATTACAGAATTTAAAAGGCATCAAGCATATTGCACCTATTACCACTAGTGATGTTGTCATACAGAGTGCACAAAATATCAGTGCTGGTGTCATGCTGGGGATTAATCCAGAACAATACGAACCTCTTTCAAAATATTTTATTAATGTTCATCAAAATCTACTTCAAGCAGGCCAATACCGCATCATCATGGGTGCTAAATTAGCTCAGCAACTCGGGATTCAATCCGGTGATACCGTTCGTTTAATTGTGCCTAGCGTCCGCCAGCTTACTCCTATGGGAGGTATGCTGAGTCAACGCCTATTTACCCTAGTTGGCGTTTTCTCTGCAAATAGTGAAGTCGATGCTGATCAATTTTTTGTGAACCAGCAAGATGCCTCGCGCTTAATGCGTTATCCCTTAGGGGATATTACAGGTTGGCGTTTATTCTTGACTCAACCTCTTAAGGTCGCCTCATTAAGCAAGCAAAAACTACCGGATGGCACAGTATGGAAAGATTGGCGTGAACGCAAAGGCGCACTTTTTCAAGCAATGCAAATGGAAAAAAATATGATGGGTCTATTGTTAAGTCTTATCATCATTGTGGCAGCCTTTAATATTATGACTTCATTAGGGTTGCTAGTGATGGATAAACAACGGGAAGTCGCTATTTTACAAACTCAAGGTTTTACTCGGCGCCAAATTATGGCCATGTTTATAGTGCAAGGGTCAACATCTGGGATTGTTGGCAGTGTTTTAGGGGCATTATTAGGAATAATATTAACAGGTCAATTAGAAAAATTGCTTCCTATTTTAGGTTTATTAATAGCAGGGGAATCCTTACCTGTTAGCATTGATCCTATGCAGGTGTTTATTATTAGTCTGTCTGCTATATTCATGGCGCTCTTATCTACTCTCTATCCTTCTTGGCGTGCAGCTAACTTTCAACCTGCTGAGGCATTACGCTATGAATAAAAATGCTCCTCCATTGTTGCACTGTGAAAAACTGTGTAAAACTTACCGAGAAGGAAAATTGCATGCAAATGTGTTGAAAAATATTACATTTACGCTTCAAGCCGGCCAAATGATGGCCATTGTTGGAAGCTCTGGTTCTGGGAAAAGCACATTGTTACATTTATTGGGAGGGCTTGATTCACCAAGCTCTGGTGAAATTTTTTTTCAAGGTAACCTGATAAATCATCTTTCTACTTCAAAAAAAGCAAAGTTACGTAATCGTCATTTAGGGTTCATTTACCAATTCCACCACCTTCTTCCAGATTTTACTGCTCTAGAAAATGTCTCCATGCCTTTGTTGATTGCTGGAGAAAAAGCACGAACAGCCAAACAAAAAGCGTTGAAGATGCTTGAATTAGTCGGCCTCGATAATCGTCATCAACATCGCCCTTCCCAACTTTCTGGTGGGGAACGCCAGAGAGTCGCTATTGCTCGTGCGTTAGTCAATACACCTTCTTTAGTACTTGCGGATGAACCGACCGGTAATCTAGATCAACAAAATGCAGAAGCCGTCTTTAATCTATTAAGTCAAATAAACATAAATCAAGGCACGACCTTTCTGGTGGTGACCCATGATTTAAAATATGCAAAACGCCTAAATCAACAATTGGAAATGACTGATGGCCATTTGCATCCGATTTTATCGTTATCCGAGGCACGGTAAGAATGACATTCCTATTTGCCAGAGCATGGTTAATCGCTTGGCGTTTCAATCGTGATCGGCGAAAAGGAGGGATGGTATCTCTGCTATCTTTAATTTCGATTTTTTCGATTGCGCTAGGAGTTGCAGTGCTCATTATTAGTCTTAGTACAATGAATGGTTTTGAAAGAGAATTAAAAAACAGGGTGCTTGCAGTGGTACCACATGGACAAATTCATTTTCTTGATTTGTCTATTTATGATTGGCCTCTTATTTTAAATCGTGTAGAAAAAATAAAAGGCATTATTTCAGCGGCTCCTTACATTGATTTTACGGGCTTAATAGAAAATGAAACAAAAATTCGAGCAGTGCAGATCAATGGCGTTTCTCTAAAAAGGGAACACAGCATTAGTGCTTTACCCGATTTCGTTCTTAATCATGCTTGGCAAAAATTTAAAGCCAGCCAGAAACAAATTATTTTAGGTCAAGGCTTAGCAAACACTCTCGGTGTCAAAGTGGGGTCATGGCTAACCATCCTGATCCCTAACATAAATACTCAAATCAGATTATTAAAACCAAAGCGGATACATCTACAAGTGATAGGCGTATTTCAGCTCAGTGGTCAATTAGACCATAATCTGGCTATCATTCCCTTGTCAGATGCACAACAATATTTAGAAATGGGTGATAAAATCAGTGGTATTAAAATAAAAATAAAGGATATTTTTAATGCAGATCATATCACTCATAAAGCAGCTCAAGCGACAAAAAGTGATGTCAATTTTAGTAGTTGGATCTCTACCTATGGTTATATGTATCATGACATTCAAATGATTCGAAGCATCATGTATATCGCGATGGTATTAGTGATGAGTGTGTCCAGTTTTAATATCGTTTCGACTCTCATCATGGTGGTAAAAGATAAAAAAAATGATATTGCTATATTACGTACATTAGGAGCTCAAGATAAACTCATACAAACCATTTTTATTTTTTATGGTTTATGGACAGGTTTGATCGGTAGTATCAGTGGAGTATTTCTTGGTGTGCTGCTATCACTAAAATTAACTGAAATTATGCACTTACTGGAAAAATGGATGGGTTATTCATTTTTGTCTGGGGATATTTATTTTATCAATTTCTTTCCCGTTGAGCTGCATTGGTTTGACGTATTTTACGTATTTATGACTTCATTATTACTCAGTTTAATGGCCAGCTGGTATCCAGCACGTCGAGCCAGCAAATTAGATCCTGCTAAAGTATTGAGCGGTACACATTAAACAGTATCGATATCATTTAATTGACATCAAACTTAATCAACTTACTGATAATAAAATTGGGATTTAGTTCAGGGGAGCACGATATTTTGGGGAGGATTTATTTTTAAAAGGCATTTTTTATAAATGCCATTGAGACAGATGAATTGACAAACTTCTAACCCTATTTATCCAATAACCACTGCTCAATGCGAACAATCAATTCCCCATCGCAGTTCAATAAATTACCGGATCCTATCTTGCGGCCGTTTAAACGGATCATCACTTCCCCATAAAAGCTCGTTTTACAATTTAACGTTTTTCCAACAAAAAGTTGATTCAGATCCTGGATTGGTATGTTAATGCGACCAATTTCCATCACCAAAGTCTGTGTGAATTCATTTAAAGAGATTTTTTTTGGCTCTTCTTCAAATTCAGGAATAACATCAGGTGATGATGCATCCGGAGCGTCTTCATCAGAAGGCGCTTTATAAGAAAAGTCATTTGACTCTGTATCGGAATCTAACTCCAAAAAAGTGTCAATATTGTCATTGATGTCTTTTATCGTCACAGTTTTGCCTTCGTTTAAGCTGATATAAAATTGGGAACCCTGCTCTGGCCACATCCAGCAACAGCTTTGATCCAGTTCGGCACAGGCCAGTAACCTTAAGCCATCCTCCACTTGAATATGTTTCAACTGAGATACAGATAAGCGACACCATCCTGCGACTAGTCCGCATTCATACTGTAATTTATCATTATTTTTATCATAAAACTCTTTTTCCTTATCAACAGAATGCCAATCTGCCAAGGTTTCAAGCAAAAAATGAGCAGACCAATTTAGCAGCACAAAACCAAATTCCTGTTGATTTATGTTGTAATTACAAACAACAGCCCATTGTTTTATTAAACTGGCTGGACGAGGGATATCATGGCCCAATGTCATTTTAGGAAATAAGTTAGGCAAATAAGATAAAGTCCAATCGGAGATACCCATCAACAAATCAGGGTGCAAGCAATCTGGAGAGGCAACAGAAATGATGGATTCTAACCAGGATGACCACTGTTGCTCGGATAACCAAAGGCCACAGGGTAATTCGTTTAACATCACTGAAAAATAAATCCCTGGGCCTTCCATCACTCTCATGTTGACGGTCACTTCTTCTTTTTTCCGGCCATTTCCTACTAAAGCGCTTAATGCTTTAAATTCAGGGAGGACTTGTAGTAGCATCACTGACCTCCAAAAAACAGGGTATGCCGATACGTACTAATTCCCTCTCCCAACGTTTACTTAATCCTAGCACTCGTTTTTTTATTATATCGCCAGGACAGGTTAATCTGACGACAAAGCCTTTTTGAGCAAAACTGACTCTGATCACGGTACCCGTAAGTACTCCCGATACAATATGATAATCTGCCCATTTTTCTCTTAAAGGAGAAAGCGAGGGGTTCAGATCTTCTTTTAATTGAGTTGAAGGAGAGGGGGGCTGCAATAAATGTTGAAAATGCTTTTTCTTTTGTTCGTGATCTTGTCCGTCTTTTGATTGACGACGTGCCTTTTCTGGTGGAGGTAAGGGAATGGCACCTTCAATATGAATTCGATTCATCTTTAATAAGTATCCGTAATTTTTCTTGTTTTATTAAATTGAGTTTTAACAAAAGCTGAAGTTCTTGAAGTTTTTTTTCAACCTGTTTCAATTGCATCAAAAATTCATTTCTTTTTGATAACTGTTCACGCTCTTGCTCATAAAATGAGTGAAACAATTCCTTGTGTTCAGCAAATTCGTTAGCCTCTAAAACACCCTGCCAATGTGTCAATTTTTTTAATTGTTCACATATTTGTTCACGCTTGATGCGGCAACCTTCAGTTTGCCATTTTAAATTTTCCTGTGTTTTGATGCTTCCAGAAATACAGCGACGTAAAGTTTGTTCTCTATTTTTTTTTAGATTTAATAGACGAACCAAGGTCACGAGATCACTGTTTGTTCGAGCATTTTTAATGTTTTTTCTAATGCCCAATGCTCACCTCCTTTCTGCTTCAAAAAGTTACAAACAGCTGGGTATCGTTTTAAGGCATCATCTGCTTCTAAATCCTGCCCTTTTTGATATTCTCCCACTCGTACCAATAATTCAATTTCTTCATAACGCGCCAATATGAATCGCAATTTTTGCGCCATTTCCAAGTGCCAGGAAGAGGCTATTTGTGGCATAATTCGACTCACACTGGCCGCAATGTCAATCGCAGGGTAATGACCCGCTCCGGCTAATTTTCTGGATAATATAATGTGCCCATCTAGCAGAGAACGCACTTCGTCAGCAACAGGTTCATTCATGTCATCACCTTCTACCAGTACGGTATAAAATGCGGTAATGCTTCCAAGATCGCTGTTTCCTGTTCGTTCAAGTAAACGCGGCATTTGAGCAAATACACTTGGAGGGAAACTGCCAGCAGCGGGTGGCTCGCCAGCGGCTAAACCAATTTCTCTCGCGGCTCTGGCATAACGCGTGAGAGAATCCACCATTAATACGACTTTTTTACCACAATCCCGAAAATATTCAGCAATGGTGGTGGCCGTATAAATCCCTTTTAAGCGTTCTAAAGCAGGTCGATCTGAGGTGGCCACGACCACAACGGTACGCTGTCGGGCTTTAGGGGTAAGTACTTGCTCTAAAAATTCGCGAACTTCTCGGCCCCGTTCTCCAATCAGTGCCAATACCATCACATCAGCATCACTGCCATCGCACAGCATCCCAAGTAAAGTACTTTTTCCTACCCCTGCTGCTGCAAAAATCCCGATTCTTTGACCTTCTCCGCAAGATAATATCGCGTCTAATGATCGAATACCTGTGACAAGTTGGTCTGTAATGGGTTTACGCTTCAGAGGATCAGGAGGGGCGTTGTCTAATGAACGCCAATGGTAACCCAAGCCAGGACCATCATCGATGGGATGACCTAATCCATTGAGAATACGCCCCATTAAGGACATGCTGACAGGGACTTGATGAGAATATTTTAAAGGAGAAACCCATTGACCTGCATAAAGGCCATCACAGGATGAAAAAGGGGATAAAAGCGCTGTTTTTTGTTCAATAGAAACGACTTCTGCTAAAATTCGATTCGGCTCTATTCGGCAGAGTTCACCCATTCTGACGCCAGGTAAACTCACCTTGATTAAGGTGCGTCCAACATCCAGTATCGGTCCTCTATAAACAGCGCCACTGGGTACAGGGATCGTAAAAGCCAGTTTTTTTTTCAGGCGCTCACTCACTGGTGAGACATCTGGCAAATGAATTTTATTCAAACTCATTTAACTCTTCTCCAATGAATTCGACCATGCCTTCTACTTTAATCGGCATTTCATCGCCTATTTCCTGAAAAGATAAGACAGGTAATGAAAAGAGATCATGTTCAATCATTTTACGCAAGTAGTGGCGTACATCGATGCTGGTTAGTAATAAAATATCCGTTTTATTTTCAATGGATTTTTTAATTTTATTTAAAATGAGAGTGGATTTTTTTGCATTGAGCTCTGAATAAGCGCCTGCAGAAGTCTGACGAATAGAACGACGAATAATATTTTCTAGCCCTTCCCCTACACGAAATACGGTCAAATAATTTTTACTGTGGCTAAAACGTTGGCAGATATGACGCCTAAGCGCAATACGGACATATTCGGTCAACATCACATTGTCTTTTTCTTTAGGTGCCCATTCCACTATTGCGCCAAAAATGGTTCGCAGATCGCGGATAGAAATGTTTTCCTGTACCAGTTTTTGCAAAATATTTGAAATTT harbors:
- the tpx gene encoding thiol peroxidase → MTQTVLFQGKETRVSGKFLEPGNKAPSFKLVGKNLSEHSLSDFAGKNKILNIFPSIDTGVCAASVRRFNESAAELRNTVVLCISADLPFAQSRFCGAENLNNVITLSAFRDNSFKHAYGVDISEGMLKGLTARAVLVLNQQDEIVYSELVSEMTTEPNYEAALDALKKL
- the mfd gene encoding transcription-repair coupling factor, producing MSQKDRYKLPTAPSDVRQLGQLTGSACVLECAEIIERHLGLAILITPDRQTGLQLEYELQAFISHPISILPDWETLPYDHFSPHQSIISDRLACLYQLPSRDRGAIIIPINTFMQRICPYSFLHRHAVFLKKNQRLSLDLLRVQLDKAGYRSVHQVMEHGEFAIRGGLLDLYPMGSEEPYRIDFFDNEIESLRVFDVDTQRTLSEIEQINLLPAHEFPIDKTAIESFRSQWREQFEIRRDPEHIYQQVSKNILPAGIEYWQPLFFNEPLDTLFDYLSADVLLMNIGDIQAAAEGFWKDIHQRYEHRRIDPMRPLLAPDKLWLNVPELFSGLKAWPRIQLRTETLPNKSANTNLPYEPLPELAVQRSQKNPLMHLSDFIKRFKGIVVFSVETEGRQETLRDLLKPMEINPVLISSLDEAIQHGHYLMPGAMERGFIDTQRLRAFICESDLLGERVNRRHQDNRRIINTDVLIRNLMELRSGQPVVHLEHGVGRYLGLINLETGGIQAEYLILGYANEDKLYVPVSSLNVITRYSGSSDENAPLHKLGGDAWTKACKKTLEKVRDVAAELLGIYSQRAAKPGFSFKKDSEQYQLFCESFPFETTPDQEQAIHAVLNDMSQPLAMDRLVCGDVGFGKTEVAMRAAFLAVINHKQVAVLVPTTLLAQQHFDNFRDRFAHWPIQIEMLSRFRTAKEQKQILQQVAEGKLDILIGTHKLLKNDLCWKDLGLLIVDEEHRFGVRHKERIKAIRTDVDILTLTATPIPRTLNMAMSGMRDLSIIATPPARRLSVKTFVREYDSFLIKEAILREILRGGQVYYLYNEVETIEKTYETLKKLVPEARITLAHGQMRERDLERVMNDFHHQRFNLLVCTTIIETGIDIANANTIIIEKANHFGLAQLHQLRGRVGRSHHQAYAYLLTPPPKAITNDAKKRLEVITSLEDLGSGFALATHDLEIRGAGELLGENQSGQINAVGFSLYMEMLENAVEAFKKGKDPSLEAFIRPQSEIEMHLPTLLPENFIPDVNIRLSFYKRIANANNHVELNELKIELIDRFGLLPDEVQYLLKTAYFRQKSEKLGIKRIESHEKGGFLTFRDDHQVNPAYLIGLLQKNSTIYRLEGSSKLKFILDLKNKNERLKFIEDLLSSLEDHRLITA
- the lolC gene encoding lipoprotein-releasing ABC transporter permease subunit LolC, producing MYQPVTLFIGLRYIYGRRSDRFGRLVSSLSSIGIMLGVMSMIVVLSVMNGFERDLQNNVLGLMPHALITTPENVIDPQKIPASKLQNLKGIKHIAPITTSDVVIQSAQNISAGVMLGINPEQYEPLSKYFINVHQNLLQAGQYRIIMGAKLAQQLGIQSGDTVRLIVPSVRQLTPMGGMLSQRLFTLVGVFSANSEVDADQFFVNQQDASRLMRYPLGDITGWRLFLTQPLKVASLSKQKLPDGTVWKDWRERKGALFQAMQMEKNMMGLLLSLIIIVAAFNIMTSLGLLVMDKQREVAILQTQGFTRRQIMAMFIVQGSTSGIVGSVLGALLGIILTGQLEKLLPILGLLIAGESLPVSIDPMQVFIISLSAIFMALLSTLYPSWRAANFQPAEALRYE
- the lolD gene encoding lipoprotein-releasing ABC transporter ATP-binding protein LolD, whose translation is MNKNAPPLLHCEKLCKTYREGKLHANVLKNITFTLQAGQMMAIVGSSGSGKSTLLHLLGGLDSPSSGEIFFQGNLINHLSTSKKAKLRNRHLGFIYQFHHLLPDFTALENVSMPLLIAGEKARTAKQKALKMLELVGLDNRHQHRPSQLSGGERQRVAIARALVNTPSLVLADEPTGNLDQQNAEAVFNLLSQININQGTTFLVVTHDLKYAKRLNQQLEMTDGHLHPILSLSEAR
- the lolE gene encoding lipoprotein-releasing ABC transporter permease subunit LolE; the protein is MTFLFARAWLIAWRFNRDRRKGGMVSLLSLISIFSIALGVAVLIISLSTMNGFERELKNRVLAVVPHGQIHFLDLSIYDWPLILNRVEKIKGIISAAPYIDFTGLIENETKIRAVQINGVSLKREHSISALPDFVLNHAWQKFKASQKQIILGQGLANTLGVKVGSWLTILIPNINTQIRLLKPKRIHLQVIGVFQLSGQLDHNLAIIPLSDAQQYLEMGDKISGIKIKIKDIFNADHITHKAAQATKSDVNFSSWISTYGYMYHDIQMIRSIMYIAMVLVMSVSSFNIVSTLIMVVKDKKNDIAILRTLGAQDKLIQTIFIFYGLWTGLIGSISGVFLGVLLSLKLTEIMHLLEKWMGYSFLSGDIYFINFFPVELHWFDVFYVFMTSLLLSLMASWYPARRASKLDPAKVLSGTH
- a CDS encoding YscQ/HrcQ family type III secretion apparatus protein, with translation MLLQVLPEFKALSALVGNGRKKEEVTVNMRVMEGPGIYFSVMLNELPCGLWLSEQQWSSWLESIISVASPDCLHPDLLMGISDWTLSYLPNLFPKMTLGHDIPRPASLIKQWAVVCNYNINQQEFGFVLLNWSAHFLLETLADWHSVDKEKEFYDKNNDKLQYECGLVAGWCRLSVSQLKHIQVEDGLRLLACAELDQSCCWMWPEQGSQFYISLNEGKTVTIKDINDNIDTFLELDSDTESNDFSYKAPSDEDAPDASSPDVIPEFEEEPKKISLNEFTQTLVMEIGRINIPIQDLNQLFVGKTLNCKTSFYGEVMIRLNGRKIGSGNLLNCDGELIVRIEQWLLDK
- a CDS encoding type III secretion system apparatus protein, whose translation is MGIRKNIKNARTNSDLVTLVRLLNLKKNREQTLRRCISGSIKTQENLKWQTEGCRIKREQICEQLKKLTHWQGVLEANEFAEHKELFHSFYEQEREQLSKRNEFLMQLKQVEKKLQELQLLLKLNLIKQEKLRILIKDESNSY
- a CDS encoding EscN/YscN/HrcN family type III secretion system ATPase — encoded protein: MSLNKIHLPDVSPVSERLKKKLAFTIPVPSGAVYRGPILDVGRTLIKVSLPGVRMGELCRIEPNRILAEVVSIEQKTALLSPFSSCDGLYAGQWVSPLKYSHQVPVSMSLMGRILNGLGHPIDDGPGLGYHWRSLDNAPPDPLKRKPITDQLVTGIRSLDAILSCGEGQRIGIFAAAGVGKSTLLGMLCDGSDADVMVLALIGERGREVREFLEQVLTPKARQRTVVVVATSDRPALERLKGIYTATTIAEYFRDCGKKVVLMVDSLTRYARAAREIGLAAGEPPAAGSFPPSVFAQMPRLLERTGNSDLGSITAFYTVLVEGDDMNEPVADEVRSLLDGHIILSRKLAGAGHYPAIDIAASVSRIMPQIASSWHLEMAQKLRFILARYEEIELLVRVGEYQKGQDLEADDALKRYPAVCNFLKQKGGEHWALEKTLKMLEQTVIS